The Bacteroidota bacterium DNA window CGTACCGCGCGCCCGTCTGCAGCGACCTCGTGCTGCGGTGCGGGTGGCCGTCGGACGAGAAGCGCGCCGGCTTCTTCGACGCGCTGGAGCGCTGGTGCAGAGCCCGCCTGCCCCTGCGCTGCACGATGGACGTGAGCGGCGAGCAGGCGTTCGTTTTCGACGCCTCGTACGTGGCGATCGCTGAGCGGAGCGACACCCGCTAATCTGTACCGGCCACCGGGGTCACCGCCGACGCCGCCGGACTCGGCCCGTGGATCCGGTTCCACCAAGCGCTTCTCTGGGTCGGCTGGATCACCGAACGGCAGGCGGGCTAGACGCTTGCCAAGCCGAGGAGGTCGCGGTAGACCTGCTGGAAGCGGTCGCGGGACGTCTCCGGGCGGTACGCCTCGAAGACGCCCGGGATGTTGGCCCGCCAGCGCTGCCGGGCGCCGGCGTCGGCGAGGGCGCGGCGGATCGCCTCGGCAACCGCGTCGCGGTCACGCGGATCGACCGTGAGGCCGACCTCGTGGCCCTCGACTACGCGCTTCATCTCGGGGATGTCAGCCACGACGACGGGCAGGCCCGCCATGAGGTACTCGAACAGCTTGTTCGGCAGGGCGAGGTAGATGCTGAGCGTGATCGGCCTCGGGATGTGGACGCCGAGGTCGGCCGATGCCGTCAGATGCAGCAGGTCGCCGGGGGGCGTGTGCGGGAGGAAGTGGGCCCGGCCCGGCAGGTGCGACGAGGCGCGCCCGACGACGGCGTGCTTGTTCGGCCCGTCGCCGATTACGACGAGGTGCGCCTCCGGCACGTCGCGCAGCGCGTCGACGAGCGTGCGCAGCCCGCGGCCGGCGCGGACGAGGCCCTGGTAGAGCACGATCTTGCGCTCGGCAGGGATGCCGAGAAGGTCGCGGAGGGTATCGGTGCGCTCCACCGTCTGCCGCTCGGGGACGTTGTGCGTCACCACCGGGCGCGCGATGCCGTAGGTCTCTGCCATCCGGTCGGCGATGCTGTCGTTGACCGTCAGCACGGCGTCGGTGCGTGGGAGGTAGCGCCGTTCGAGGGCGCTCCACACCTGCGTCGCCCACGGCTTGCCGGCGGTGGCGTCGACGTGCGGGTAGAGCTCGCGGGCGTCGAGGACGAGGCGGGCACCGTGCCTCTTTGCTGCCGCAGCAAGGGCGGGGAGGACGTAGAGGTCGCTGGCGTGGTATGCGGCTGACTGAAATGCGAGGGCAGCCTCACGGAAGAGCCGGTGGCAGCGCCGGAAGAACAGCGGCCCCTGACCACTGGGCTCGCCGAGCACATGAAGCCGCACCCCCTCGGCCACCTCGCCGGGTTGTGCAGGCGGTCCAAACGTGAGCACGTCCACCTCGACGCCCAGGTCGGCGAGGGCGCGCAGTTGCCGGAGTGCCCGCGACGAGCCCCGGACGTCGCCCACGAGGGCGAACACGACGCGGGAAGAGGAGGAGGGCATGAGCGGAAGCGGGGAAGAGCGGAAGCGGGGAAGAGCGGAAGCGGGGAAGAGCGGAAGCGGGGAAGAGCGGAAGCGGGGAAGAGCGGAAGCGGGGAAGAGCGGAAGCGGGGAAGAGCGGAAGCGGGGAAGATAGCGTGACGACGAATCCAAGACCTCTTCCGGTCCTCCGCTCTTCCGATCCGTCCCTCCACAGGTTCGAAACATTCACCCCCGTGCCGGGTCTTGGACCAGACCGAACCCCGTGTCGCCCGCCCTACCACCGCATGGACAAGCGAAGCATCCTCATCGGCCTCGGCGTGCTCGCCGTAGGTGCCGTGCTCGGGGCCGTCCTGGTGTCGCTCCTCCGCCCGGCACCGCCCGCGCCGGATCGGGACGGCAGCGAAGCGCTCGCGCTGCGCCCGTCGGTCACGGAGCCCGTGCGGATCGGCGACCAGGACCCGCCGCTGCCGGAGGCCGTCCCCGAACTGACCTCGCTCAACCAGCTCTTCAAGGGCGTCGCCCAGCGTGTGACCCCGACCGTCGTCTTCATCGAGGTCGAGACGCCGGCCGACCAGCGCGGGGCGCGCCGGGACCCGAGCTTCGAGCAGTGGCACCCGTTCGTCCAGCCTCGCCGCTACCGCCGGAGCGCGGGCAGTGGCGTCATCATCTCGCCGCGCGGCTACGTCGTCACGAACGCCCACGTCGTCGACCAGGCGACGCGCATCCGCGTCCTCCTCGGCGACAAGCGCGAGTTCGAGGCCGAGATCGTCGGCGTCGACCCGACGACGGACCTCGCTGTCGTCCACATGCCCGACGCCGACGGGGCCGACCTCCCCGTCGTCACGCTCGGCGACTCGGACCTCCTCGACGTCGGCGAGTGGGTGCTCGCCATCGGCAACCCGTTCCGGCTGACCTCGACCGTCACGTCGGGCATCGTCAGCGCGCTCGGGCGCCAGGTCGACATCATCGAGGACGACTTCCGCATCGAGGACTTCATCCAGACCGACGCCGCGATCAACCCCGGCAACTCGGGCGGCGCGCTCGTCAACCTCCGCGGCGAGCTCGTCGGGATCGCTACCGCGATTGCGACCGAGAGCGGGTCCTACGAGGGCTACGGCTTCGCCGTCCCGGTCAACCTCGTCACACGCGTCGCCACCGACCTGATCGCCTTCGGCGAGGTGCAGCGCGGCTACCTCGGCGTCGAGATCCGCGCCGTCACCGCAGCCGACGCCGAGCGCCTCGGCCTCGGCCGCGTCGCGGGCGTCCTCGTCTCGAACGTCGCCGACGACGGGGCCGCCGAGCGCGCCGGGGTCCGCTCCGGCGACGTGCTCCTCGCCATCAACGGCCAGGAGATCGACGCGCCGAACCAGTTCCAGAGCGCGATCGCGCTCCAGCGCCCGAACGACGACATCCGCCTGAGCGTCTGGCGCGGCGGCGGCCAGCGCGACCTCGACGCCCGCCTCATCGGGCGCGACAACGACGCCCTCCAGTCCTGGATCGCGGAGATCGGCGGCCGAGGCCAACTGCTGGACCCCGAGCCGCCCCGCCCGGAGCCCGCACCTGAGCAGTCCGCCCCGGACGACCTCAACCTCTACGAACTCGACGCCTGGGGCATCGGGCTGCGCGACCTGACCGTCGCCGACCGCGGCAACTACGGACTCGAAAACGGCGTCTACGTCGCCTTCGTCCGGCAGGGCAGCGTGGCCTCGGCCGACGGCCTCCCCGCAGGCTCCGTGCTGACGGCCATCGAGGGCGACGCCGTGACCTCGGCCGAGGAGGCGTCGGCCGCGCTCGACGCGATTGCCGCCGCCGGAGGCACCGCCCTCGTCCGCGTCCGCCGCGCCGACGGCGTCACGGCCTACTACGACCTCGAATCCCCGGCCTACGCCGAACGATGAGGCGTTATCGGAGGACCGGGTGATCGGAGGATTGAGGGAGTGGTCACGCGCACGGGCAGACTGCCAAGCCTGGTCCTCGCACTCTGCCTCTCTGGGGAGACGCGGGGCTCTAGTTGCCGGGCCCGGGGTGCCGAGCCTTCCAATCCTTCAATTCCCCGATCCCTCAATCCCCCGATAGACCCATGATTCGCTACCTCACGGCGGGTGAGTCGCACGGCGAAGCGCTCCTCGGGATCGTCGAGGGCGTCCCGGCCGGCGTCCCGCTCGCCGCCGCTGACATCGACCGGCACCTCGCGCGGCGGTGGCTCGGGTTCGGGCGCGGCGGGCGGGCCAAGATCGAGCAGGACCGCGTGCACGTCTACTCCGGCGTCCGCTTCGGCAAGACGATAGGCAGCCCGGTTGGCCTCCGGCTCGACAACGCAGCCTACCAGAAAGACCGCGCCGG harbors:
- a CDS encoding glycosyltransferase — translated: MPSSSSRVVFALVGDVRGSSRALRQLRALADLGVEVDVLTFGPPAQPGEVAEGVRLHVLGEPSGQGPLFFRRCHRLFREAALAFQSAAYHASDLYVLPALAAAAKRHGARLVLDARELYPHVDATAGKPWATQVWSALERRYLPRTDAVLTVNDSIADRMAETYGIARPVVTHNVPERQTVERTDTLRDLLGIPAERKIVLYQGLVRAGRGLRTLVDALRDVPEAHLVVIGDGPNKHAVVGRASSHLPGRAHFLPHTPPGDLLHLTASADLGVHIPRPITLSIYLALPNKLFEYLMAGLPVVVADIPEMKRVVEGHEVGLTVDPRDRDAVAEAIRRALADAGARQRWRANIPGVFEAYRPETSRDRFQQVYRDLLGLASV
- a CDS encoding trypsin-like peptidase domain-containing protein — encoded protein: MDKRSILIGLGVLAVGAVLGAVLVSLLRPAPPAPDRDGSEALALRPSVTEPVRIGDQDPPLPEAVPELTSLNQLFKGVAQRVTPTVVFIEVETPADQRGARRDPSFEQWHPFVQPRRYRRSAGSGVIISPRGYVVTNAHVVDQATRIRVLLGDKREFEAEIVGVDPTTDLAVVHMPDADGADLPVVTLGDSDLLDVGEWVLAIGNPFRLTSTVTSGIVSALGRQVDIIEDDFRIEDFIQTDAAINPGNSGGALVNLRGELVGIATAIATESGSYEGYGFAVPVNLVTRVATDLIAFGEVQRGYLGVEIRAVTAADAERLGLGRVAGVLVSNVADDGAAERAGVRSGDVLLAINGQEIDAPNQFQSAIALQRPNDDIRLSVWRGGGQRDLDARLIGRDNDALQSWIAEIGGRGQLLDPEPPRPEPAPEQSAPDDLNLYELDAWGIGLRDLTVADRGNYGLENGVYVAFVRQGSVASADGLPAGSVLTAIEGDAVTSAEEASAALDAIAAAGGTALVRVRRADGVTAYYDLESPAYAER